The genomic DNA GTCTTCTTCTTTGGTTCTGGCAGAACCAAAAATAGATACACATGGGCCAATCTTGCTCATACGCTCAAAACCATTTACAAACTCTCCCATTATCTTAAAAATGGCCCAAGAGTCATTGGTTTTTATTTCATTCCAGCCTTTGTGATGTTTTTCTGATCTCATTCGTTTATATATTCTTTTAGATAATTTTTTTATCTATTTATTATTTTAATTCTCTCTTTAAAAATTTAGCCGTGTAGCTTTTCTTGTTTTTAGCTACTTGCTCTGGAGTACCTTTGGCAACCAATTGCCCTCCTGAGCGACCACCTTCGTAACCAATATCAATAATGTGGTCTACCATTTTAATTACGTCCATATTATGTTCAATAACTAACACAGTATTTCCTTTATTGGCTAATTTATTCAAAACTTCCATCAAAACCCTTATATCTTCAAAATGAAGTCCGGTTGTAGGTTCATCTAAAATATAGAAGGTATTACCGGTATCTCTTTTAGAAAGTTCGGTAGCCAATTTTATACGTTGTGCTTCTCCCCCGGATAGGGTGGTGGATTGTTGCCCCAACGATATATATCCCAATCCTACATCTTGGATGGTCTTTAACTTACGATGTATTTTTGGAATAAGTTCAAAAAATGATACGGCTTCGTTAATGGTCATTTCCAGAACGTCTGATATAGATTTGCCTTTATAGCGTATTTCCAAGGTTTCCCTATTGAATCTTTTGCCGTTGCAGGTTTCACATTCCACATAAACATCGGGCAAGAAATTCATTTCTATGACCCTTAGACCTCCACCTTGACAGGTTTCACATCTACCGCCTTTTACATTAAAACTGAATCTACCTGGTTTATACCCCCTTATAGATGCTTCGGTGGTTTTTGCGAACAAAGATCTTATTTCGCTGAACACACCGGTGTATGTTGCAGGGTTTGATCTTGGTGTTCTACCAATGGGAGATTGGTTAATGTCAATTACTTTATCTATATGCTCTAGACCGGTTATCTTTTTATAAGGCATTGGTTTTTTAACGCCATTAAAGTAATGTGCGTTCATTATAGGATAAAGCGTCTCATTGATCAAGGTAGATTTTCCACTACCTGAGACACCGGTTACCCCGATCATTTTCCCCAGTGGGAATTTTACGGTAATGTTCTTTAAGTTGTTACCTGTGCAGCCAGATAACACAATCTCATTACCGTTGCCTTCTCTTCTTTTTTTAGGAACTTCAATCTCCTTAACTCCCGTCATGTAATCCGCGGTCAAGGTATGTACATGTTTTAACTCTTCCGGTGTTCCTTGAGAAATTATTTCACCACCGTTCTTACCCGCTTTTGGACCTATGTCAATGACATGGTCTGCACGCTCAATCATATCACGGTCATGTTCCACTACTATGACAGAATTTCCTATATCCCTTAAAGATTCCAACGATTTTATTAATCTTTCGTTATCTCGTTGGTGTAGCCCAATACTAGGCTCATCAAGAATATAGAGTACGCCTACCAATTGTGAACCTATCTGTGTGGCCAATCTAATACGTTGTGCTTCACCACCTGAGAGCGATTTAGAACTTCTGTTCAATGAAAGGTAATCTAAACCTACATCTAATAAAAACTGTATTCTTGTGGTAATTTCCTTAATGATTTCTTCGGCTATTTTTAGCTGGTTACCACTAAGTTTTTTGTCTAACCCTTTAAAAAATGATGCAAGTTCAACAATGTCAAAATTTGCCAATTCGGCAATATTCTTCTCTTCAATTTTGAAATAAAGTGATTCCTTTTTTAGGCGAAAACCTGTACATGTAGGACATGTAATTTTGTCCATATACTCTTTTGCCCATCTTTTGATTGAAGTAGAAGCGGCCTCCTCGAACTGATTTTTTATAAAGTTTGATATACCTTCATAATCTATCTTATAGGTGCGTTTAACACCTAAGGTTTTTGAATCTACATCAAAACTTTCTTTGCCTCCGTTCAACAGAATCTCAATAGCTTCAGCAGGAATAGTGTCTATTGGGTCCGTGATTTTAAAACTATATCGTTCGGCAATAGTTTCTATTTGTTTAAAGGCCCATGACTTTTTGTAATCTCCCAAAGGAGCAATACCACCACCTTTAATGGATAATTTTTTGTTAGGGAATATTTTCTTTTCATTCACCTCATACACATGGCCTAATCCTTTACAATTGGGACACATACCCTTAGGGGAATTAAAAGAAAATGTATTGGGCTCAGGAGTAGGATAGGAGATGCCTGTGGTGGGGCACATTAAATCCCTACTGAAATACCTAGGTATATCGGTGCCTTCTTCAATCACCATTAAGACGTTGTCACCACTATACATGGCCGTATTGATACTTTCTGATAATCGTTTATGAAAGTCCTCACTTTCTGCAACCTTTAACCTGTCTATAACGATCTCTATATCATGGGTTTTGTAACGGTCCACTTTCATGCCCTTTACAATATCCTTTATTTCACCGTCAACTCTTACCTTTAAAAAACCTTGTTTGGCTATCTGCTCAAAAAGTTCACGGTAATGCCCTTTTCTTGACTTAATTACTGGTGCAAGAATGTTGATTTTCTTGTCTAAATAAGATTCAATGATCAAGTTTTTAATTTGCTCATCGCTATAGCTTACCATCTTTTCACCAGTATTGTAACTATGCGCATCTGCAGCACGGGCGTAAAGTAGCCTTAAGAAATCATAAATTTCGGTA from Maribacter dokdonensis DSW-8 includes the following:
- the uvrA gene encoding excinuclease ABC subunit UvrA; the protein is MINFEENIEVKGARVHNLKNIDVTIPRDKLVVITGLSGSGKSSLAFDTIYAEGQRRYIETFSAYARQFLGGLERPDVDKIDGLSPVIAIEQKTTSKSPRSTVGTITEIYDFLRLLYARAADAHSYNTGEKMVSYSDEQIKNLIIESYLDKKINILAPVIKSRKGHYRELFEQIAKQGFLKVRVDGEIKDIVKGMKVDRYKTHDIEIVIDRLKVAESEDFHKRLSESINTAMYSGDNVLMVIEEGTDIPRYFSRDLMCPTTGISYPTPEPNTFSFNSPKGMCPNCKGLGHVYEVNEKKIFPNKKLSIKGGGIAPLGDYKKSWAFKQIETIAERYSFKITDPIDTIPAEAIEILLNGGKESFDVDSKTLGVKRTYKIDYEGISNFIKNQFEEAASTSIKRWAKEYMDKITCPTCTGFRLKKESLYFKIEEKNIAELANFDIVELASFFKGLDKKLSGNQLKIAEEIIKEITTRIQFLLDVGLDYLSLNRSSKSLSGGEAQRIRLATQIGSQLVGVLYILDEPSIGLHQRDNERLIKSLESLRDIGNSVIVVEHDRDMIERADHVIDIGPKAGKNGGEIISQGTPEELKHVHTLTADYMTGVKEIEVPKKRREGNGNEIVLSGCTGNNLKNITVKFPLGKMIGVTGVSGSGKSTLINETLYPIMNAHYFNGVKKPMPYKKITGLEHIDKVIDINQSPIGRTPRSNPATYTGVFSEIRSLFAKTTEASIRGYKPGRFSFNVKGGRCETCQGGGLRVIEMNFLPDVYVECETCNGKRFNRETLEIRYKGKSISDVLEMTINEAVSFFELIPKIHRKLKTIQDVGLGYISLGQQSTTLSGGEAQRIKLATELSKRDTGNTFYILDEPTTGLHFEDIRVLMEVLNKLANKGNTVLVIEHNMDVIKMVDHIIDIGYEGGRSGGQLVAKGTPEQVAKNKKSYTAKFLKRELK